DNA sequence from the Gammaproteobacteria bacterium genome:
GTGCTCATCCTGAACCTTATAGTTCCGCTTCGACGCCACCGACGTCTTCTCAGTGAATTTTCGCGGCACAAAAATCGCAATCGACTTGAAGCGCCGTGACGCCCTTACGCAGACAGCGATTTATCCTCGTTGGTCTACTGGTTCTGGGCGTTTCTGTCGCACTTGGCCTCGCGCTGCTCGCACTCAGAGAGAATATCAACCTCTTTTTCAGCCCAACGCAGGTCAAGGCCGGCGAAGCGCCCCAACAGACCAGTTTCCGCTTGGGCGGTATGGTCGTCGAAGGTTCGGTCAGGCGCCCTGATGATGACCTGACCGTCGAATTCACTCTGACCGACACTGTCGAGCAAGTTACCGTAACCTACAAAGGTTTCCTGCCGGACCTTTTCCGCGAAGGCCAGGGAATCGT
Encoded proteins:
- the ccmD gene encoding heme exporter protein CcmD; this encodes MTEFLNMGGYGLYVWPAYLIVAIVLILNLIVPLRRHRRLLSEFSRHKNRNRLEAP
- the ccmE gene encoding cytochrome c maturation protein CcmE, whose protein sequence is MTPLRRQRFILVGLLVLGVSVALGLALLALRENINLFFSPTQVKAGEAPQQTSFRLGGMVVEGSVRRPDDDLTVEFTLTDTVEQVTVTYKGFLPDLFREGQGIVAQGMLNSNGLFEAKQVLAKHDENYMPPEVADALKKAKEMGLK